Below is a genomic region from Candidatus Firestonebacteria bacterium RIFOXYD2_FULL_39_29.
CGGACTGGTATATTCACCGCCTTTTTTATTTGTTAAAATAGTCCTCAAATATTTGGGGAAAATAAATACTAGGAGAAATAAGAAATATGTGTAAGGAGGAAGTAATTTGTTTACGTTTACTCAGTTAATAAAAGGTCAGAGAATTAAGGTTCAGAAAAAATCAAAGTCAATGCAGATGTCTTCGTGTCCCCAGAAGAGAGGAGTATGTCTTCGGGTTTATACAACGACTCCGAAAAAGCCTAATTCAGCGCTCCGTAAAGTTGCAAAGGTAAGGCTTGTTAACGGTTATGAGATTATTGCTTATATTCCGGGTATTGGTCACAATCTTGATGAACACTCAATTGTCCTTGTTCGGGGTGGTAGAGTTAAAGATCTCCCCGGTGTCAGATATCACATTGTTAGAGGTGCTCTTGATGCTTCTGGAGTTGAAAACAGAAAGCAGGGAAGATCTAAATATGGGGTAAAAGCCGGAAAAAGTGAAGCGCCGAAAGCGGCAGCAGCACCTGCACCAGCAGCGCCCGCGGCTAAATAGTGAAAATATTAAGAGGGGTCTAAGAAATGCCAAGAAAAAAACTAGTAGGTAAAAGAGAAACAGGACCGGATCCAAAGTTCAATGAAGTCCTTGTGCAAAAATTGATAAACAGTATAATGAAAAAGGGCAAAAAGAGTATAGCTGAGACCATAGTATACACTTCGATTGAAGAAGTTGGAAAGAAGGCAAATGTTAGTGGCGTGACAGTCTTTAAACAGGCCATGGAAAACATTAAACCGATGCTTGAAGTAAAACCACGAAGGGTTGGCGGCGCTACGTATCAGGTTCCTGTTGAGGTTGCTCCTGTCAGAAGAATTGCTTTAGGTATAAAGTGGTTGGTGGATGCAGCAAGGGGAAGATCAGAGAAAACGATGATTGACAGATTAGTTAATGAAATAACTGATGCTTCTAAAAATACAGGGGCTGCTTGCAAAAAAAGAGAAGATGTTCATAAAATGGCAGAAGCTAACAAGGCGTTTGTCCATTTTAGATGGTAATTAAAAGGAGCTTTTATTAAATGGCAAGAGAGTATAGTTTAACAGACACAAGAAATATAGGTATCATTGCGCATATAGATGCCGGTAAAACGACTACAACTGAGCGAGTATTGTACTATACGGGCGTGATTCATAAAATCGGGGATATTGATGAAGGGAATACTACTACTGATTATATGATTCAGGAAAAAGAAAGAGGAATTACTATTACTTCAGCGGCTATCAGTACTTCCTGGATGAAAAAGCGTGTAAATGTTATTGATACTCCCGGTCATGTGGATTTCACTGCCGAAGTGGAAAGATCTTTAAGGGTGCTTGATGGAGCGATTGTAGTATTTGATGCTTGTTCAGGTGTTG
It encodes:
- a CDS encoding 30S ribosomal protein S12, which produces MFTFTQLIKGQRIKVQKKSKSMQMSSCPQKRGVCLRVYTTTPKKPNSALRKVAKVRLVNGYEIIAYIPGIGHNLDEHSIVLVRGGRVKDLPGVRYHIVRGALDASGVENRKQGRSKYGVKAGKSEAPKAAAAPAPAAPAAK
- a CDS encoding 30S ribosomal protein S7 — protein: MPRKKLVGKRETGPDPKFNEVLVQKLINSIMKKGKKSIAETIVYTSIEEVGKKANVSGVTVFKQAMENIKPMLEVKPRRVGGATYQVPVEVAPVRRIALGIKWLVDAARGRSEKTMIDRLVNEITDASKNTGAACKKREDVHKMAEANKAFVHFRW